A section of the Roseivirga sp. BDSF3-8 genome encodes:
- a CDS encoding nucleoside-diphosphate kinase, translating into MAGNRTFSMIKPDAYEAGNTGAILKMMEEAGFRIVSMKLTRLTADNAGAFYAVHKERPFYQDLVSYMSSGPIVALILEKDNAVADFRKLIGATNPAEAEDGTIRKLFAKSIEANAVHGSDSDENAAIEGSFFFAETEKF; encoded by the coding sequence ATGGCAGGAAACAGGACATTTTCTATGATCAAGCCTGACGCTTACGAAGCAGGCAATACAGGCGCGATCCTCAAAATGATGGAAGAAGCAGGCTTCCGTATTGTTAGCATGAAGCTTACCAGACTTACGGCAGATAACGCCGGAGCCTTCTATGCAGTTCATAAGGAGCGTCCATTTTATCAGGATTTGGTATCTTATATGTCCAGCGGTCCTATTGTGGCGCTGATCCTTGAAAAAGACAATGCTGTGGCGGACTTCCGTAAACTTATCGGAGCTACTAACCCTGCTGAAGCAGAGGATGGCACTATCCGCAAGCTGTTTGCCAAGTCTATCGAGGCTAATGCGGTACACGGATCTGACAGTGATGAGAACGCAGCTATCGAGGGTAGCTTCTTCTTTGCTGAAACGGAGAAGTTCTAA
- a CDS encoding ScpA family protein, whose protein sequence is MSFEIKLPLFEGPFDLLLFFIERDELDIYDIPISKITDDFLDYLHHLESLNIEVASEFILVAASLMRIKAKTLLPRPVLDEEGNEVDPREELVRHLLEYKQYKEIVKELSTMEENMLHAEKRGNVIKEVRALSELSNVEAELQNIDLFKLLKTYLKVMKRYEDEQNRPVHQVVQYPYTIEKQKEFILNQVEGNDPVPFQKVIEKIPNKIAVIFNFLAILELVQLSLITIQLGEGFNNFWIKKPEKELAH, encoded by the coding sequence TTGAGTTTTGAGATCAAGTTACCTCTTTTCGAAGGCCCCTTCGATCTGCTCCTCTTCTTTATAGAGCGGGATGAGCTTGATATTTACGATATTCCAATCTCTAAAATCACAGATGACTTCCTTGACTACCTTCACCATCTGGAATCACTTAATATCGAGGTAGCAAGTGAATTCATCCTGGTCGCCGCATCCCTTATGCGTATTAAGGCCAAAACCCTGCTGCCAAGGCCCGTTCTCGATGAAGAAGGTAACGAAGTAGACCCCCGCGAGGAGCTCGTGCGTCACCTCCTGGAGTATAAGCAATACAAAGAGATAGTAAAGGAGCTCTCCACCATGGAAGAGAACATGCTCCATGCCGAAAAGAGGGGTAACGTCATCAAAGAGGTGCGCGCCCTCAGCGAACTTTCCAATGTTGAGGCCGAACTGCAAAACATAGACCTCTTTAAGCTGTTGAAAACATACCTTAAAGTAATGAAGCGGTATGAGGATGAGCAGAACCGGCCGGTGCACCAGGTAGTACAATACCCTTACACCATCGAAAAGCAAAAGGAGTTTATTCTGAACCAGGTGGAAGGTAATGACCCCGTTCCGTTTCAAAAGGTAATTGAAAAGATCCCCAATAAGATCGCCGTCATTTTTAACTTTTTGGCCATACTGGAGCTCGTGCAGTTAAGTCTGATCACTATTCAGCTCGGCGAGGGCTTCAATAATTTTTGGATAAAAAAGCCTGAAAAGGAACTTGCCCACTAA
- a CDS encoding lysylphosphatidylglycerol synthase transmembrane domain-containing protein — translation MDIDSKKIFKTLNPKNVWIPIVIGVGIVFYLFASDESIRVEDLRLVLNAKTLPIILAFLVLFMRDAGYVARLRTITGKELSWGSCVFTIIMWEFASAVTPSVVGGTAVAVFIMNKEGLNLGKSLAFVMVTAIFDNLFFVVAAPLILLVTGGDIFPEVATIAKLGINLKAVFYVSYSLIAFYTSVMAFALFVRPRGFKWLLIRLTSNRLLKRWRYKAYEHGNEIIMASAQLKGKGFAYWFKISLFTIFIWSARYILLNALMSAFAGIDLNGHLTIFARQIILWIVMLFSPTPGSSGTAELAFPVFFENFLGNYTIGTNILWRLFTYYLYLLLGALVLPRWIRRVFFKKKAEEDKLKARKEEKANNGGGTKKAGTHGDTGN, via the coding sequence ATGGACATCGACTCTAAGAAGATATTCAAGACATTAAACCCTAAAAATGTATGGATACCGATCGTTATCGGTGTGGGTATAGTGTTCTATCTTTTTGCCAGCGATGAATCCATCCGGGTGGAAGACCTGAGGCTCGTCCTCAATGCCAAAACCCTCCCCATCATACTGGCCTTTCTGGTGCTGTTCATGCGGGATGCAGGCTATGTCGCCAGGCTTCGCACCATTACCGGCAAAGAGCTTTCATGGGGTAGTTGCGTATTCACCATCATTATGTGGGAGTTTGCCTCCGCCGTTACCCCCTCCGTGGTAGGCGGTACCGCCGTTGCCGTCTTTATTATGAATAAGGAAGGCCTTAATCTCGGCAAGTCCCTCGCCTTCGTTATGGTCACCGCCATCTTCGATAACCTCTTCTTTGTCGTCGCTGCCCCCCTCATTCTTCTCGTTACCGGAGGCGACATATTTCCGGAAGTAGCCACCATAGCCAAGCTCGGCATTAACCTTAAGGCCGTGTTTTACGTCAGCTACAGCCTTATCGCTTTCTACACCTCCGTTATGGCCTTCGCCCTTTTTGTGAGGCCACGCGGCTTCAAGTGGCTCCTTATCCGGCTTACCAGCAACCGCCTGTTAAAAAGGTGGCGCTACAAAGCCTATGAGCACGGCAACGAAATTATCATGGCAAGCGCCCAGCTCAAAGGTAAAGGCTTTGCCTACTGGTTTAAGATCTCCCTTTTCACCATTTTTATATGGTCAGCCAGGTACATCCTTCTCAATGCGCTCATGTCCGCATTTGCCGGCATCGACCTCAATGGTCACCTCACCATTTTCGCCCGGCAGATCATTCTCTGGATAGTTATGCTCTTCTCACCTACCCCCGGTAGCAGTGGTACCGCCGAGCTTGCCTTCCCCGTGTTCTTTGAGAACTTCCTCGGCAACTATACCATCGGCACCAACATCCTCTGGAGACTATTCACCTACTACCTCTACCTCCTGCTCGGAGCCCTCGTGCTTCCCCGCTGGATACGCAGAGTCTTTTTTAAGAAAAAGGCAGAAGAAGATAAGCTCAAAGCCCGGAAGGAAGAGAAAGCAAATAACGGCGGAGGCACAAAAAAAGCCGGCACCCACGGGGATACCGGCAATTAA
- a CDS encoding uridine kinase, with product MKEGHNPYIVGITGGSASGKTRFLNSLIGKFTSDEVCLISQDNYYRPRHLQPVDENGVQNFDTPHSINHEEYANDIRKLKQGVIVEREEYTFNNPEATPSKLIFKPAPIIVVEGIFVFYYPEVSELLDLKVFIDARDYIKLKRRIIRDRDERGYDLEDVLYRYEKHVAPTFDKYIKPFKYEADVILPNNRDDAFDRSLDMLVTFLRSRI from the coding sequence ATGAAGGAAGGCCATAATCCCTACATTGTTGGCATTACAGGCGGTAGCGCCAGTGGAAAGACCCGTTTTCTCAATAGCCTGATAGGTAAGTTCACCTCTGATGAAGTCTGCCTTATCAGCCAGGACAATTACTACCGGCCACGTCATCTGCAACCTGTGGATGAGAATGGCGTCCAGAACTTTGACACCCCTCATAGCATCAATCATGAGGAATATGCTAACGATATTCGTAAGCTCAAGCAAGGTGTCATCGTAGAGCGGGAAGAATATACATTCAATAACCCTGAGGCCACCCCCTCAAAGCTTATTTTCAAGCCCGCCCCCATCATTGTGGTCGAGGGAATCTTCGTATTCTACTATCCGGAGGTATCAGAGTTACTTGACCTTAAGGTGTTTATTGATGCTCGTGACTACATAAAGCTTAAGAGAAGGATCATCCGTGACCGGGACGAAAGAGGCTATGACCTTGAGGACGTGCTCTATCGCTACGAGAAACATGTGGCGCCTACATTTGATAAATATATTAAGCCATTTAAGTACGAGGCAGATGTTATCCTGCCCAATAACCGCGACGATGCCTTCGACCGTTCGCTCGATATGCTCGTGACCTTTTTACGCTCCAGGATATGA
- a CDS encoding TrkA family potassium uptake protein encodes MTNKFAVIGLGQFGTSIARTLAGRGAEVLAIDIHLDKVEAMKDDVAYAVALDSTDVKALQAQNIMDMDAVVVAIGENFEGLLLTTVRLMELGINRLIARAANAQQRMILEKVGVKEILSPEDTVGKTVAEMLLHPNMHSFLPLPDDYEIVEINTPGRVVNQTVSEVGLREKYNLNLITIKRIYEEEKEGEVVKVEHIIGVPKGDTVLYETDIIIILGKVQDVNKFIEVNK; translated from the coding sequence ATGACCAATAAATTCGCAGTAATAGGATTGGGCCAGTTTGGCACCTCCATCGCCCGGACACTCGCCGGTCGGGGCGCAGAAGTCCTGGCTATCGATATCCATCTGGATAAAGTAGAAGCCATGAAGGATGATGTAGCCTATGCCGTGGCCCTGGATAGCACAGATGTTAAGGCCCTGCAGGCCCAGAATATCATGGACATGGATGCCGTGGTTGTGGCCATAGGAGAAAACTTCGAAGGCCTCTTACTTACTACAGTACGCCTCATGGAACTGGGTATTAATCGGCTCATTGCAAGGGCGGCCAATGCGCAGCAACGGATGATCCTGGAAAAGGTAGGTGTCAAGGAAATATTAAGCCCCGAGGATACGGTAGGTAAAACAGTGGCCGAGATGCTATTGCACCCAAATATGCATTCTTTTCTGCCTCTGCCTGATGATTACGAGATTGTCGAGATCAACACCCCTGGCCGTGTAGTGAACCAAACAGTAAGCGAAGTTGGTTTACGTGAAAAGTATAACCTCAACCTGATCACCATCAAGCGTATTTACGAAGAAGAAAAAGAAGGTGAGGTAGTCAAGGTAGAGCACATCATTGGTGTTCCCAAAGGAGATACCGTGCTTTATGAAACTGACATCATAATCATCCTTGGTAAAGTACAGGATGTAAACAAGTTTATAGAAGTCAATAAGTAA
- a CDS encoding FKBP-type peptidyl-prolyl cis-trans isomerase → MKKSLLYILAIMPFALFSCLNDDDPEPFVPPTHAEEVQSIEDFLDARNIAYQSDTSGMRYYIDSVGTGPAPREGDTVSVRYTGFFPGGNVFDSNENGLPLEFVIGEGRVIRGFEYSVLKLNEGGAGTFFLPSRLAYGSTGGGPIPPYTIIGFEVHLISVR, encoded by the coding sequence ATGAAAAAATCACTGCTATATATTCTGGCTATCATGCCATTCGCCCTGTTCAGTTGTCTTAATGACGATGACCCTGAACCCTTTGTTCCCCCTACTCACGCAGAAGAGGTACAATCCATCGAGGACTTTCTGGATGCCAGAAATATTGCCTACCAGAGCGATACCAGTGGTATGCGCTACTATATCGATTCTGTAGGCACAGGACCCGCCCCCCGGGAAGGCGATACCGTAAGCGTGCGCTACACCGGCTTCTTTCCAGGTGGCAATGTCTTTGACAGTAACGAAAATGGCCTGCCACTCGAGTTCGTCATTGGCGAAGGGAGAGTAATAAGAGGGTTCGAGTACAGCGTTTTAAAACTGAACGAAGGCGGTGCAGGTACCTTCTTCCTGCCCTCTCGCCTGGCCTACGGTAGCACCGGCGGAGGTCCCATTCCTCCTTATACAATCATTGGTTTCGAAGTCCATCTAATTAGCGTCAGGTAA
- the secDF gene encoding protein translocase subunit SecDF: MRNKGIIVTLTVIITALCLFYLHFTFVARSFIDEATEYATTESGSIDYQKRQAYLDSLRRTEVYNFLGAGYTFEDIENNQLNLGLDLKGGMHVTLEVSPIEIVRGLANNSQNPAFNAAIERAREMSRTSEEPFTELFYEAYKEEKPDGRLAEVFANAANRDRFSFQSTDQEILSVINEEIEGAIDRSFQILRTRIDRAGTTQPNIQRLPNSDRIQVELPGVEDKERIRKLLQGVAKLEFFEVQNMNEVSAVLSSINQKLLQEEKLARATGETQETDAPEVNEEDIQEMLQDQPQAELTEAGAEEEALTEGDTSELSEEDLESQLAQADSVAADSALNQNTSALFRNLVYSDQMSLYYEVKDTSKINRILKRDEIKSLIPRNIKFLWAVKPIEMGAEGDEDQMEALRLYAIKTERGGKAPLTGDAVSNASIDFSTGNPGISMRMNPAGTRDWARLTASNIGRAVAIVLDNYVYSAPVVQSEITGGSSQITGDFTIEEAEDLANVLKAGSLPAPTRIVEEAVVGPTLGKQAQAQGVISILAGLGIVILFMIAYYSKGGIIANVALLFNVLFILGILAQPSLGTSLTLPGIAGIVLTIGMSIDANVLIFERIREELRNGVNKMRAIQLGYEKAFSSIIDANVTTLIIAIILFVLGQGPVKGFAVTLMIGIFCSFFSAVFITRVIVTWMTKKGDDSKISFATPFSKSLLAGLNIEFIGIRKKAYMFSGAFILIGMIVLGVFGLNLGVDFTGGRSYVVSFTQPVVPSELKVDLTDDFENKSVEVKTFGSSNVLKVTTSYLIDDEREEADGLVEDRLVAGITEATGMTFVPNGNALDDAANSFTISSSSKVGATIASDIKRSSWESGLLALVAIFFYIYVRFHKWQFGLGAIVALFHDVLFTLSAFAIAGLLGFSYEVDQIFIAAILTIIGYSINDTVVVFDRIREYLGERVGNNTKSTFNIAINSTLNRTVITSVTTLIVVLILLIFGGEVLRGFSFALFVGILVGTYSSIFIAAPTVVDLYERSEARKKVQA, translated from the coding sequence ATGCGTAATAAAGGCATAATTGTAACGCTGACCGTAATTATTACGGCCCTTTGCCTATTCTATTTGCATTTTACCTTTGTCGCCCGCTCATTTATTGACGAGGCTACAGAATATGCCACTACAGAATCAGGCAGTATTGATTATCAAAAAAGACAGGCTTACCTGGACAGCCTCCGCCGTACAGAAGTGTATAACTTCCTTGGTGCAGGCTATACCTTTGAGGATATTGAGAATAACCAGTTAAACCTGGGGCTTGACCTTAAGGGTGGTATGCACGTAACACTTGAGGTATCCCCCATAGAGATCGTGCGTGGCCTGGCCAATAACTCGCAGAATCCTGCTTTCAATGCCGCTATCGAGCGTGCCCGTGAAATGTCCCGCACCAGTGAGGAGCCATTCACCGAACTATTCTACGAAGCTTATAAGGAAGAGAAGCCCGACGGCAGACTCGCAGAAGTATTTGCCAACGCCGCCAACCGCGACCGCTTTAGCTTCCAGTCTACCGACCAGGAGATCCTTTCTGTTATTAACGAGGAGATAGAAGGGGCTATTGACCGCTCATTCCAGATCCTGCGTACACGTATTGACCGTGCCGGTACTACCCAGCCAAACATACAGCGCCTGCCTAACAGCGACCGTATCCAGGTGGAACTACCCGGTGTGGAAGATAAAGAGCGTATCCGTAAGCTCCTCCAGGGAGTGGCCAAGCTCGAATTCTTCGAGGTACAGAATATGAACGAAGTGAGTGCTGTGCTTTCTTCAATAAACCAGAAGCTGCTGCAGGAAGAGAAGCTTGCCAGAGCCACAGGTGAAACGCAAGAAACTGACGCCCCTGAAGTAAACGAAGAAGACATCCAGGAAATGCTCCAGGATCAGCCTCAGGCAGAGCTTACCGAAGCCGGCGCAGAAGAAGAAGCTCTCACGGAGGGAGATACATCTGAGCTTAGTGAGGAAGACCTAGAGTCCCAGCTTGCCCAGGCAGACAGCGTGGCTGCTGATAGTGCATTGAATCAGAATACGTCAGCCCTCTTCCGTAACCTTGTTTATTCTGATCAGATGAGCCTTTACTACGAAGTGAAGGACACCAGCAAGATCAACAGAATACTGAAAAGAGATGAAATAAAGTCTCTTATTCCCCGTAATATCAAGTTTCTCTGGGCGGTTAAGCCAATCGAGATGGGGGCTGAAGGCGACGAGGACCAAATGGAAGCCCTCCGCTTGTACGCGATCAAAACAGAGCGTGGTGGCAAAGCCCCTCTTACAGGTGATGCCGTATCAAATGCCAGCATCGACTTCAGCACAGGTAATCCGGGCATCAGCATGCGTATGAACCCTGCCGGTACTAGAGACTGGGCGCGCCTTACTGCTTCCAATATCGGCAGAGCCGTTGCTATCGTGCTTGACAACTACGTTTACTCTGCTCCTGTAGTACAGAGTGAAATCACCGGTGGCAGCAGCCAGATTACAGGTGACTTCACCATAGAAGAAGCTGAAGACCTTGCCAATGTACTGAAGGCCGGTTCACTCCCTGCTCCTACACGTATTGTAGAAGAAGCCGTCGTAGGACCTACACTCGGCAAGCAGGCTCAGGCTCAGGGCGTGATCTCTATTCTTGCCGGACTTGGTATCGTGATCCTGTTCATGATCGCCTACTATAGCAAAGGAGGTATCATTGCTAATGTGGCCCTGCTGTTCAACGTACTCTTTATACTCGGTATCCTTGCTCAGCCTTCACTCGGTACATCACTTACCCTGCCGGGTATTGCCGGTATCGTACTTACTATCGGTATGTCGATAGATGCCAACGTTCTCATTTTCGAGCGTATCCGTGAAGAACTGCGAAATGGCGTAAATAAGATGCGGGCTATCCAGCTTGGTTATGAGAAGGCATTCAGCTCTATCATAGATGCCAACGTGACTACCCTTATCATTGCCATCATCCTGTTTGTACTTGGCCAGGGACCTGTTAAAGGTTTCGCCGTTACCCTGATGATCGGTATCTTCTGTTCATTCTTCTCAGCCGTATTTATCACCCGGGTGATAGTTACATGGATGACGAAGAAAGGTGATGACAGCAAAATTTCTTTTGCCACTCCGTTCAGCAAATCACTGCTGGCAGGTCTTAATATCGAGTTCATCGGTATAAGAAAGAAGGCTTACATGTTCTCAGGTGCATTCATCCTTATTGGTATGATCGTACTGGGTGTTTTTGGTCTTAACCTCGGCGTTGACTTTACAGGAGGTCGCTCTTACGTGGTTAGCTTTACGCAGCCTGTGGTTCCTTCTGAACTGAAAGTAGACCTCACAGATGATTTTGAGAATAAGAGTGTGGAGGTGAAAACGTTCGGCAGCAGCAATGTGCTGAAAGTAACCACAAGTTACCTTATCGATGATGAGCGTGAGGAGGCAGATGGTTTGGTAGAAGACCGCCTCGTGGCCGGTATTACCGAGGCTACAGGGATGACCTTCGTTCCCAATGGAAATGCTCTTGATGATGCAGCCAATTCATTTACCATATCAAGCTCAAGCAAAGTAGGGGCTACTATCGCCTCCGATATCAAACGCAGTAGCTGGGAGTCTGGCCTGCTTGCACTGGTAGCCATCTTCTTCTACATCTACGTGAGGTTCCATAAGTGGCAGTTTGGACTGGGTGCCATCGTAGCCCTGTTCCACGATGTGCTGTTTACGCTTTCTGCTTTTGCCATAGCCGGCCTGCTGGGATTCAGCTATGAAGTAGATCAGATATTTATAGCCGCCATTCTTACCATCATCGGTTATTCCATCAACGATACCGTGGTAGTGTTTGACCGTATTCGTGAATACCTCGGCGAGCGTGTAGGCAATAACACCAAGTCTACCTTTAATATTGCCATCAACAGTACCCTCAACCGTACCGTGATCACATCAGTAACCACCCTTATTGTGGTGCTTATCCTATTGATCTTCGGTGGTGAGGTACTCAGAGGGTTCAGCTTTGCCCTGTTTGTAGGTATACTCGTAGGTACTTACTCTTCCATATTTATTGCCGCTCCTACTGTAGTGGATCTGTACGAGAGGTCTGAGGCCAGGAAAAAAGTACAGGCCTGA
- a CDS encoding FKBP-type peptidyl-prolyl cis-trans isomerase, giving the protein MHKIFRQAAFAVMALAAATSCDTKEYETLESGVQYKYIEEGEGASPSHGKVVVMKFAYTADDGDEFFSSSEMPNGNTVMVYDSTMMGQKGSIEEIISMMQVGDSVEAKVGAETFFKKTFNMDQLPDTVKAEENITFNIRLVEVADQQEYAERMSREQTQKDETAIEEYIAENNMEGLEKTESGLRYVITEEGDGPEVEQGDSVKINYTGYLLDGTVFDSSIEETAREAGVFMEGRPYEPIGLQYGITRFIPGWNEGIGYLSEGDKATLIIPSALAYGNQRRSAQIGPNSILVFELSVTEVKKNTDTAN; this is encoded by the coding sequence ATGCATAAAATTTTCAGACAGGCCGCATTTGCCGTTATGGCCCTGGCCGCAGCCACATCTTGCGATACCAAAGAGTATGAAACACTCGAAAGCGGTGTACAGTACAAGTACATCGAAGAAGGTGAAGGCGCCAGCCCCTCTCATGGTAAAGTAGTGGTAATGAAGTTTGCCTATACCGCTGATGATGGAGATGAGTTCTTCAGCAGCAGCGAAATGCCTAATGGTAATACCGTAATGGTGTATGACTCTACCATGATGGGCCAGAAAGGAAGTATTGAAGAAATCATCAGTATGATGCAGGTAGGCGATAGCGTAGAGGCTAAAGTCGGTGCCGAAACCTTCTTCAAAAAGACCTTTAACATGGATCAGCTTCCTGATACCGTTAAAGCCGAAGAGAACATCACCTTTAACATTCGCCTGGTAGAAGTAGCCGACCAGCAGGAGTACGCTGAGCGCATGAGCCGCGAGCAGACCCAAAAGGACGAGACCGCCATTGAAGAATACATTGCTGAGAACAACATGGAAGGCCTGGAAAAAACCGAATCAGGACTTCGCTACGTGATCACCGAAGAAGGTGACGGCCCAGAGGTTGAGCAAGGCGACAGCGTTAAGATCAACTACACAGGTTACCTGCTTGACGGTACCGTATTTGATTCCAGCATTGAAGAGACCGCCCGCGAAGCAGGCGTTTTCATGGAAGGCAGACCTTATGAGCCCATCGGCCTGCAGTATGGCATAACCCGCTTTATCCCCGGGTGGAACGAAGGCATTGGCTACCTGAGCGAAGGCGATAAAGCCACCCTTATTATCCCTAGTGCCCTGGCTTACGGAAATCAGAGACGCAGCGCACAGATTGGTCCTAACAGCATTCTTGTATTTGAGCTGAGTGTGACCGAAGTAAAGAAAAACACCGATACAGCGAACTAA
- a CDS encoding bifunctional oligoribonuclease/PAP phosphatase NrnA, giving the protein MQNLASFKEFLSVPQKVVITTHHKPDADALGSSLGLAAFLKKKGHSVTVITPTDYPRFLHWMKGNDEVIVFNEGNEQQSASLIEEATAIFCLDFSNLHRINELGELVRNASATKVLIDHHEEPEDFADFSKWDKKAAATAELIYMLIRDMEETDLLDPDIADCLYAGIMTDTGSFKHPNTTRNVHIITADLMEYGADVSKVSKLIYDTNSLDRVRFIGYALNEKLTVLPEYRTAYFAISAEELKRFNSKTGDTEGLVNYALGIEGITLAAVIIDRTEAVKMSFRSVGDFSVNKFARAHFEGGGHKNAAGGKSDDSLEKTVEKFESLLDDYKDQLLQNGKPINEHA; this is encoded by the coding sequence ATGCAAAATTTAGCATCTTTTAAAGAGTTCTTAAGCGTACCTCAGAAAGTCGTTATCACTACCCATCACAAGCCGGATGCGGATGCGCTGGGCAGTTCGTTAGGGCTGGCTGCTTTTCTGAAGAAGAAAGGCCATTCCGTAACCGTCATTACCCCTACAGATTATCCCCGCTTTTTGCACTGGATGAAGGGAAATGATGAAGTGATCGTCTTCAACGAGGGTAACGAGCAGCAATCGGCCAGCCTTATAGAAGAGGCTACAGCCATTTTCTGCCTGGATTTTTCTAATCTCCATCGTATCAATGAGCTCGGCGAGCTCGTTCGCAATGCTTCCGCTACCAAGGTCCTTATAGACCATCATGAAGAGCCGGAAGATTTTGCTGACTTTAGCAAATGGGATAAGAAAGCCGCCGCCACCGCCGAGCTGATCTATATGCTCATCCGTGATATGGAAGAGACAGATCTCCTCGATCCGGACATAGCCGATTGCCTCTATGCAGGTATCATGACCGATACCGGGTCTTTTAAGCACCCTAATACCACCCGCAATGTGCACATCATCACTGCTGACCTTATGGAGTACGGGGCCGATGTGAGCAAAGTATCCAAACTCATTTACGATACCAATAGCCTGGACAGGGTGCGTTTTATCGGATATGCCCTTAACGAAAAGCTTACCGTCTTACCCGAATACCGTACAGCCTACTTCGCCATATCTGCCGAAGAGCTAAAGCGCTTTAATAGTAAGACCGGTGATACCGAAGGCCTTGTTAACTATGCGCTCGGTATTGAAGGAATCACCCTGGCCGCTGTTATCATCGACCGTACAGAAGCCGTTAAAATGTCCTTTAGAAGCGTGGGTGACTTTAGTGTCAATAAGTTTGCCCGGGCCCATTTTGAAGGCGGAGGACACAAAAATGCCGCCGGTGGCAAATCCGATGACAGCCTCGAAAAAACAGTAGAAAAATTCGAGAGCCTGCTGGATGACTACAAAGACCAACTATTGCAAAACGGAAAACCGATCAACGAACATGCATAA
- a CDS encoding non-canonical purine NTP diphosphatase yields the protein MKICFATNNQKKLDEIRDILGDEYDILSLQDIGCHEELAETQKTLEGNSAQKAEYVHQTYGVDCFADDTGLEVYALDGEPGVYSARYAGPGRDNEANIRKLLERLADKKDRRAQFRTVISLIIDGKLRQFEGCIKGEIIDEKKGTAGFGYDPVFVPSGESLTFAQMGSSKKNDISHRALAVAKLIKFLKKKK from the coding sequence ATGAAGATTTGCTTCGCTACCAATAACCAGAAAAAGCTCGACGAGATCCGTGATATTCTCGGTGATGAGTACGATATCCTGAGCCTTCAGGATATCGGCTGTCACGAGGAGCTGGCAGAGACTCAGAAGACCCTGGAAGGGAACAGTGCCCAAAAGGCAGAATACGTGCATCAAACCTATGGGGTAGACTGCTTTGCAGACGATACCGGCCTCGAGGTGTACGCACTTGATGGTGAGCCGGGCGTATATTCCGCCCGCTATGCCGGACCCGGACGTGATAATGAGGCCAACATCCGTAAGCTGCTCGAAAGGCTGGCAGATAAAAAAGACCGCCGCGCCCAGTTCCGGACCGTTATCTCCCTTATCATCGATGGGAAGCTCAGGCAGTTTGAAGGGTGCATTAAAGGGGAGATCATTGATGAAAAGAAAGGGACAGCAGGCTTTGGCTACGACCCCGTTTTTGTTCCCTCCGGAGAGTCACTGACCTTTGCCCAAATGGGTAGCAGCAAAAAAAACGATATCAGCCACAGGGCTCTCGCCGTGGCTAAACTTATCAAATTCCTTAAAAAGAAGAAATAA